In one Haemophilus parainfluenzae genomic region, the following are encoded:
- the sohB gene encoding protease SohB — translation MWSDILTGYGIFILEILTILLVIAAIVAMIISAKQRNATHHGELVVTDLSEEFKETVKHLRDFQLSEEELKQAEKAEKKAKKQEAKALKAKLKNGEKETPKPCVYVLDFKGDISASETTALREEISAIINVAKADDEVLLRLESPGGVVHGYGLAASQLARLKQKGIKLTVAVDKVAASGGYMMACVADKIVSAPFAIIGSIGVVAQIPNIHRLLKKHDVDVDVMTAGEFKRTVTVLGENTEKGKQKFQAELEETHQLFKQFVTQNRPHLDVDKVATGEHWFGQQALALQLVDELATSDDIILEKMKDKSVIAVKYKVKKPLLQKIGKQAEESIEGIIHRNLTKNGQDFIH, via the coding sequence ATGTGGTCTGATATTTTGACCGGCTATGGCATTTTTATTTTGGAGATTTTAACGATTTTACTTGTGATTGCCGCTATTGTCGCAATGATTATTTCGGCAAAACAGCGTAATGCAACACATCATGGTGAGTTGGTCGTGACAGATCTTTCAGAAGAATTTAAGGAAACAGTAAAGCATTTACGCGATTTCCAGCTTTCAGAAGAAGAACTTAAACAAGCAGAAAAAGCAGAGAAAAAAGCGAAAAAGCAAGAAGCAAAGGCATTAAAAGCGAAATTAAAAAATGGTGAGAAAGAAACGCCTAAACCTTGTGTTTATGTGCTCGATTTTAAAGGTGATATTTCTGCATCAGAAACAACCGCACTTCGAGAAGAAATTTCGGCGATTATTAATGTAGCAAAAGCCGATGATGAGGTCTTACTACGTTTAGAAAGCCCAGGTGGTGTTGTTCATGGTTATGGTTTGGCTGCTTCACAGTTAGCTCGCTTAAAACAAAAAGGAATTAAATTAACTGTTGCAGTAGATAAGGTGGCTGCAAGTGGTGGGTATATGATGGCTTGCGTGGCAGATAAAATTGTTTCCGCACCTTTTGCGATCATCGGTTCTATTGGAGTGGTTGCACAAATTCCGAATATTCATCGTTTATTGAAAAAACATGATGTCGATGTTGATGTGATGACAGCAGGAGAATTTAAACGCACCGTTACAGTATTAGGTGAAAATACTGAAAAAGGAAAACAGAAATTCCAAGCCGAACTTGAAGAAACCCATCAATTATTTAAACAATTTGTTACTCAAAATCGACCGCACTTAGATGTGGATAAAGTCGCAACTGGTGAGCATTGGTTCGGTCAACAAGCCTTAGCGCTTCAACTAGTCGATGAGTTAGCAACCAGTGATGATATTATTCTTGAAAAAATGAAAGATAAGTCTGTGATCGCGGTGAAATATAAAGTGAAAAAGCCACTTTTACAAAAAATAGGTAAGCAAGCTGAAGAGAGTATTGAGGGAATTATCCATCGAAATTTAACAAAAAATGGACAGGATTTTATTCACTAA
- the asnS gene encoding asparagine--tRNA ligase — protein MSKVASIVDVLQGKIAIGEKVTVRGWVRTRRDSKAGLSFLAVYDGSCFDPIQAIVNNDIENYESEVLRLTTGCSVIVTGTIVESPAEGQAVELQAEKVEVTGFVEDPDTYPMAAKRHSIEYLREVAHLRPRTNIIGAVARVRHCLAQAIHRFFHEQGFYWVATPLITASDTEGAGEMFRVSTLDLENLPRGEDGRVDFSQDFFGKESFLTVSGQLNGETYACALSKIYTFGPTFRAENSNTTRHLAEFWMVEPEVAFATLADNAKLAEDMLKYVFRAVLAERKDDLKFFEKHVDKDVITRLENFVNSDFAQIDYTDAIDVLLKSGKKFEFPVSWGIDLSSEHERFLAEEYFKSPVVVKNYPKDIKAFYMRLNDDGKTVAAMDVLAPGIGEIIGGSQREERLDVLDKRMEEMGLNPEDYWWYRDLRKYGTVPHSGFGLGFERLIVYVTGVQNIRDVIPFPRAPRNANF, from the coding sequence ATGTCTAAAGTTGCATCTATTGTTGATGTGTTACAAGGTAAAATCGCTATAGGCGAAAAAGTTACCGTACGCGGATGGGTCCGTACCCGTCGTGACTCTAAAGCAGGTCTTTCTTTCCTTGCTGTTTATGACGGCTCTTGCTTTGACCCTATTCAAGCGATTGTTAATAACGATATTGAAAATTATGAGAGCGAAGTCTTACGCTTAACAACGGGTTGCTCTGTTATCGTAACCGGTACTATTGTTGAGTCACCTGCTGAAGGTCAAGCTGTTGAACTTCAAGCTGAAAAAGTAGAAGTGACAGGGTTTGTAGAAGATCCTGATACTTATCCAATGGCGGCAAAACGTCACTCAATTGAATACTTACGTGAAGTGGCACACTTACGTCCTCGTACCAATATTATCGGTGCAGTCGCACGCGTTCGTCACTGCTTAGCTCAAGCTATTCATCGCTTCTTCCATGAACAAGGTTTCTATTGGGTCGCTACCCCATTAATTACTGCATCAGATACTGAAGGTGCGGGTGAAATGTTCCGTGTCTCAACGCTTGATTTAGAAAATCTTCCTCGTGGTGAAGATGGTAGAGTCGATTTCAGTCAAGACTTCTTCGGCAAAGAATCATTTTTAACCGTTTCAGGCCAGTTAAATGGTGAGACTTACGCGTGTGCATTAAGCAAAATCTATACTTTCGGTCCAACATTCCGTGCTGAAAATTCAAATACCACTCGTCACCTTGCAGAATTCTGGATGGTTGAACCTGAAGTCGCTTTTGCAACACTTGCTGATAATGCGAAATTAGCAGAAGACATGTTGAAATACGTTTTCCGCGCCGTGCTTGCTGAACGTAAAGATGACTTAAAATTCTTTGAAAAACATGTAGATAAAGATGTTATTACTCGTTTAGAAAACTTTGTAAACTCTGATTTTGCTCAAATCGACTATACCGATGCGATCGACGTGTTATTAAAATCAGGTAAGAAATTCGAATTCCCAGTATCTTGGGGTATCGATTTGTCTTCTGAACATGAACGTTTCTTAGCGGAAGAATATTTCAAATCACCGGTTGTGGTGAAAAACTATCCGAAAGATATCAAAGCCTTCTATATGCGTTTAAATGACGATGGCAAAACTGTAGCTGCAATGGATGTTCTCGCGCCTGGAATTGGTGAAATCATCGGTGGTTCACAACGTGAAGAACGTTTAGACGTATTAGATAAACGTATGGAAGAAATGGGCCTAAATCCTGAAGATTACTGGTGGTATCGCGATCTTCGTAAATATGGTACTGTACCACATTCAGGTTTCGGTCTTGGTTTTGAACGCTTAATTGTTTATGTAACTGGCGTACAAAATATTCGCGATGTGATTCCATTCCCTCGCGCACCAAGAAATGCAAATTTCTAA
- the rplM gene encoding 50S ribosomal protein L13 yields the protein MKTFVAKPETVKRDWYVVDATGKTLGRLATELARRLRGKHKAEYTPHVDTGDYIIVINADKVAVTGRKETDKLYYWHTGYVGGIKQATFKEMIARRPEAVIEIAVKGMLPKGPLGRAMFRKLKVYAGAEHQHAAQQPQVLDI from the coding sequence ATGAAAACTTTTGTAGCAAAACCGGAAACAGTAAAACGTGACTGGTATGTGGTAGATGCGACAGGTAAAACTTTAGGTCGTTTAGCTACTGAATTAGCACGCCGTCTTCGTGGTAAACACAAGGCTGAGTACACTCCACACGTAGATACTGGTGATTACATCATCGTTATCAACGCAGACAAAGTGGCAGTAACTGGTCGTAAAGAAACAGATAAACTTTACTACTGGCACACTGGCTATGTAGGTGGTATTAAACAAGCGACTTTCAAAGAAATGATCGCTCGCCGTCCTGAAGCGGTGATTGAAATTGCGGTTAAAGGTATGTTGCCAAAAGGTCCATTAGGCCGTGCAATGTTCCGTAAATTAAAAGTGTATGCAGGTGCAGAACACCAACACGCAGCACAACAACCACAAGTATTAGACATTTAA
- a CDS encoding integration host factor subunit alpha: protein MATITKIDITEYLLDKYQLQKAEAKALVEDFFEEIRLSLESGGEVKLSGFGNFELRNKASRPGRNPKTGESIPVSARRVVAFKPGQKLRARVENTKPKQ, encoded by the coding sequence ATGGCAACGATTACAAAAATTGATATTACTGAATACTTATTAGATAAGTATCAATTACAAAAAGCGGAAGCTAAAGCATTAGTGGAAGACTTTTTTGAGGAAATTCGTTTATCGTTAGAATCTGGTGGCGAAGTGAAATTATCAGGTTTTGGTAATTTTGAACTTCGTAATAAAGCTTCCCGTCCAGGGCGTAATCCAAAAACAGGTGAAAGTATTCCTGTTTCTGCGCGCCGTGTAGTGGCATTCAAGCCTGGGCAAAAATTACGTGCTCGCGTGGAAAATACCAAGCCAAAACAATAG
- a CDS encoding C40 family peptidase, with the protein MNKIKCAFLVAGSFLLFACSSGVREEYAMNYKGQIGDPIIAIAMLSEQQYEWAGTPYILGGQSRDGIDCSGFVQKTFIDRFNINLPRTTKDQAGYGKLVRKEDIQTGDLIFFKTGRGPNGYHVGIYVKEDKFLHASTKGGVIYSSMNSPYWKKAFWQVRRV; encoded by the coding sequence ATGAATAAGATTAAATGTGCTTTTTTAGTCGCAGGAAGTTTTTTGCTTTTTGCTTGTTCAAGTGGTGTTCGCGAAGAATATGCGATGAACTATAAAGGTCAGATTGGTGATCCGATTATAGCCATTGCCATGTTAAGCGAACAACAATATGAATGGGCGGGGACACCTTATATTTTAGGTGGGCAATCTCGAGATGGTATTGATTGTTCTGGTTTTGTGCAAAAGACCTTTATTGATCGTTTTAATATCAACCTTCCTCGAACTACGAAAGATCAAGCGGGTTACGGAAAACTTGTTCGTAAAGAAGATATCCAAACAGGCGATTTAATTTTCTTTAAAACAGGACGTGGACCAAATGGCTATCATGTTGGGATTTATGTGAAAGAAGATAAATTTTTACATGCTTCAACCAAAGGTGGCGTGATTTATTCTTCGATGAATAGCCCTTATTGGAAAAAAGCTTTTTGGCAAGTTAGACGAGTATAG
- a CDS encoding OmpA family protein, whose translation MKLSRILLSAVAVATVAACGNLSKVTEAGTPEYKEVDGQQVPQLVWPKIDKAGFNHDGSQFGSWPNWDNVRMIERGMNKDQLYNLIGRPHFSEGLYGVEEWDYAFNYRENGVHKICQYKILFDKNHNAQSFFWYPNGCNGNSAFTLSGDFLFDFDKDTLTPRGKEVVDNVAAQLKETGAKEVKVAGYTDRLGSDAYNLDLSQRRANRVKARLIEDGVTSEITAVGYGKVPQVKACNGYKHASKAEKDCLRPNRRVEITASGSVLKLQEGGQVNGGTQGPAPLYQK comes from the coding sequence ATGAAATTATCTCGTATTTTATTATCTGCAGTAGCAGTAGCGACAGTTGCTGCTTGTGGTAACTTAAGCAAAGTTACAGAAGCTGGTACTCCAGAATATAAAGAAGTTGATGGTCAACAAGTACCACAACTCGTATGGCCTAAGATTGATAAAGCTGGTTTCAACCATGACGGTAGCCAATTTGGTTCATGGCCAAACTGGGATAACGTTCGTATGATCGAACGTGGTATGAACAAAGATCAATTATATAACCTAATCGGTCGTCCACACTTCTCTGAAGGTTTATACGGTGTTGAAGAGTGGGATTATGCGTTCAACTATCGTGAGAACGGTGTTCACAAAATTTGTCAATACAAAATATTATTTGACAAAAACCACAATGCTCAAAGCTTCTTCTGGTATCCAAACGGTTGTAACGGAAACTCAGCATTTACTTTAAGTGGTGACTTCTTGTTCGACTTCGATAAAGATACTTTAACTCCACGTGGTAAAGAAGTTGTTGATAACGTTGCAGCACAATTAAAAGAAACTGGTGCTAAAGAAGTTAAAGTTGCAGGTTATACTGACCGTTTAGGTTCTGATGCTTACAACTTAGATCTTTCTCAACGTCGTGCAAACCGTGTTAAAGCTCGTTTAATTGAAGATGGCGTAACATCTGAAATTACAGCTGTTGGTTACGGTAAAGTGCCACAAGTTAAAGCTTGTAATGGTTACAAACACGCAAGTAAAGCTGAGAAAGACTGTTTACGTCCAAACCGTCGTGTAGAAATCACTGCTTCTGGTTCTGTATTAAAATTACAAGAAGGTGGTCAAGTTAACGGTGGAACTCAAGGTCCAGCACCTCTTTATCAAAAATAA
- a CDS encoding fructosamine kinase family protein, translating to MWKSISQVLADQFGAYYNIKEKNKVPGGEVNETWLITDGIQPVFVKVNERSYRSMFRAEADQLNLLGKTNTIRLPQVYGVGCSQNHSFLLLEALPITQQTNATPHFAEELAKLHQVSGTKNYGLDFDTWLGPEYQPNKWNGSWAKFFAEQRIGWQLQLCKDKGLDFGDIDLIIEKVKYKLSKHNPKPSLLHGNLWVENTAIVGNQTFTYDPACYWGDRECDLAFSELFQPFSAEFYEIYDRTFPLDKDGFEERKHLYQLYYLLNFSHRFNGSYINLTTKLIEELLLE from the coding sequence ATGTGGAAATCAATTTCTCAAGTCTTAGCTGATCAATTTGGTGCTTACTATAACATCAAAGAAAAAAACAAAGTGCCTGGTGGCGAAGTAAATGAAACTTGGCTTATTACGGATGGAATCCAACCTGTCTTTGTTAAAGTGAATGAACGGTCCTATCGTTCAATGTTTCGTGCAGAAGCTGACCAATTAAACCTACTAGGCAAAACCAATACAATCCGACTTCCGCAAGTGTATGGCGTAGGCTGTTCTCAAAACCATAGTTTCTTGTTATTAGAAGCGCTTCCTATTACTCAACAAACCAATGCAACGCCACATTTTGCTGAAGAATTAGCAAAACTCCATCAAGTGTCTGGCACTAAAAACTATGGATTAGATTTTGATACTTGGCTTGGCCCAGAGTATCAGCCCAATAAATGGAATGGAAGTTGGGCGAAGTTTTTTGCAGAACAGCGTATTGGATGGCAATTGCAACTCTGCAAAGATAAAGGTTTAGACTTTGGTGATATTGATTTAATTATTGAAAAGGTAAAATACAAACTTTCAAAACATAATCCTAAACCCTCTTTGTTACATGGTAACCTATGGGTTGAAAATACGGCGATCGTAGGCAATCAAACCTTTACCTATGATCCTGCTTGCTACTGGGGGGATAGAGAGTGTGATTTAGCATTCAGTGAGCTTTTCCAACCATTCTCAGCTGAATTCTATGAAATTTATGACCGCACTTTCCCACTTGATAAAGACGGTTTTGAAGAAAGAAAACACCTTTATCAGCTCTATTATCTGCTAAATTTCAGTCATCGTTTTAATGGAAGTTATATCAACTTAACCACTAAATTGATTGAAGAACTTCTACTTGAATAA
- the pheS gene encoding phenylalanine--tRNA ligase subunit alpha translates to MQHLKDLVEKAKSAIEQIENKSLTTLDEIRVEYFGKKGHFTQLMQELRNVAAEERPAMGAKINEAKQAALDFLNAKKAEWEQAELNAKLEKERIDVSLPGRKTETGGLHPVTITINRVTKFFSELGFSVETGPEIESDYYNFDALNIPKHHPARADHDTFWFNPELLLRTQTSGVQIRTMEKMQPPIRIMAPGRVYRNDYDQTHTPMFHQIELLYVDKKANFTELKGLLHDFLRAFFEEDLQVRFRPSYFPFTEPSAEVDVMGKNGKWLEVLGCGMVHPNVLRNVGIDPNEYSGFAVGMGVERLTMLRYNVTDLRSFFENDLRFLKQFK, encoded by the coding sequence ATGCAACATCTGAAAGATCTTGTTGAGAAAGCAAAATCGGCGATTGAACAAATCGAAAATAAAAGTTTAACCACATTAGATGAAATTCGTGTGGAATATTTTGGTAAAAAAGGGCATTTTACCCAACTTATGCAGGAATTGCGTAATGTTGCAGCGGAAGAGCGTCCTGCGATGGGCGCTAAAATCAATGAAGCGAAACAAGCTGCGTTAGATTTTTTAAATGCTAAAAAAGCAGAATGGGAACAAGCTGAACTCAATGCGAAATTAGAAAAAGAACGCATTGATGTGAGCCTTCCAGGTCGTAAAACAGAAACGGGTGGTTTACACCCAGTGACCATTACCATCAATCGCGTAACAAAATTCTTTTCAGAGTTAGGTTTTTCTGTGGAAACCGGTCCCGAAATTGAAAGTGATTATTACAATTTCGATGCATTAAATATCCCTAAACATCACCCAGCACGTGCTGATCACGATACATTCTGGTTTAATCCTGAATTATTACTTCGTACACAAACCTCAGGTGTGCAAATTCGTACCATGGAAAAAATGCAGCCACCTATTCGTATTATGGCGCCAGGTCGTGTATATCGTAACGACTACGATCAAACACACACACCAATGTTCCATCAAATTGAATTGCTTTATGTAGATAAAAAAGCAAACTTCACCGAGTTAAAAGGCTTATTACACGATTTCTTACGTGCATTTTTTGAAGAGGATTTACAAGTTCGTTTCCGTCCTTCCTACTTCCCATTTACCGAACCTTCTGCAGAAGTCGATGTAATGGGTAAAAATGGTAAATGGTTAGAAGTACTAGGTTGTGGTATGGTGCATCCTAATGTGTTACGTAACGTAGGTATTGATCCAAATGAATATTCTGGCTTCGCAGTAGGCATGGGGGTTGAACGTTTAACCATGTTACGCTACAACGTCACAGATTTACGTTCATTCTTTGAAAACGACTTACGTTTTTTAAAACAATTTAAGTAA
- the rpsI gene encoding 30S ribosomal protein S9: MAENQNYGTGRRKSSSARVFIKPGSGKITINQRELDVYFGRETARMIVRQPLELVELTDKLDLYITVKGGGISGQAGAIRHGITRALMEYDETLRPALRAAGFVTRDARRVERKKVGLHKARRRPQYSKR; encoded by the coding sequence ATGGCAGAGAATCAAAACTACGGCACTGGTCGCCGCAAAAGCTCTTCAGCTCGTGTATTTATCAAACCGGGCAGTGGTAAAATCACTATCAACCAACGTGAATTAGACGTATATTTCGGTCGCGAAACAGCTCGTATGATCGTACGTCAACCGTTAGAATTAGTGGAATTAACTGATAAATTAGACCTATACATCACTGTTAAAGGTGGTGGTATTTCTGGTCAAGCGGGTGCAATCCGTCATGGTATCACTCGTGCATTAATGGAATATGATGAGACTTTACGTCCTGCTCTTCGTGCAGCTGGCTTCGTTACTCGTGACGCACGTCGCGTTGAACGTAAAAAAGTTGGTTTACACAAAGCACGTCGTCGTCCACAATACTCCAAACGTTAA
- the pheT gene encoding phenylalanine--tRNA ligase subunit beta → MKFSENWVREWVNPSISTEQLCDQITMLGLEVDGVEKVAGDFTGVVVGEVVECAQHPDADKLRVTKVNVGGDRLLDIVCGAPNCRQGLKVACATEGAILPGDFKIKKTKLRGQPSEGMLCSFSELGIDVDADGIIELPLDAPVGKNLREYLDLDDKAIEISLTPNRADCLSIAGVAREVGVVNKQVVNQPHFDAVPATISDKVQIELKAPEACPRYLLRVMKNVNVKAQSPIWLQEKLRRCGIRSIDPIVDITNYVLLELGQPMHAFDASKVSQPVQVRLANNGEELVLLDGTTAKLQPNTLVIADQTGPLAMAGIFGGQASGVDAETTKDVILEAAFFAPLAIAGRARQYGLHTDSSHRFERGVDFTLQRHAMERATALLLEICGGEAGEICEVVSEQYLPKVNEVTLRREKLDSLLGHHIETETVTEIFERLGFAVKYANDVWTVTSASWRFDIEIEEDLIEEVARIYGYNSIPNNAPLAHLRMREHKESDLDLSRIKTALVDADYQEAITYSFVDPKVQTLLHPEIEALVLPNPISVEMSAMRVSLLSGLLGAVLYNQNRQQNRVRLFETGLRFVPDTNAELGMRQEFVLAGVITGTPKSECWTGKAETVDFFDLKGDLESILSLTEVGNRVKFVAKAYSALHPGQSAAIELDGKEIGFIGTIHPLIAQKLGLNGKAVVFEILWDAIANRRVVQAKEISKFPANRRDLALVVADNVPAGDIIEACKQAGGEKLTQVNLFDVYQGIGVASGHKSLAISLTIQDNEKTLEDDEINAVISAVLNEVKQRFNSELRD, encoded by the coding sequence ATGAAATTTAGCGAAAATTGGGTGAGAGAATGGGTTAATCCATCAATTTCAACAGAGCAGTTATGTGATCAAATCACGATGCTTGGTTTAGAAGTTGATGGCGTTGAAAAAGTAGCAGGCGACTTTACTGGAGTGGTTGTAGGTGAAGTTGTTGAATGTGCTCAACACCCAGATGCAGACAAATTACGTGTCACTAAAGTAAATGTTGGTGGCGACCGTTTATTGGATATCGTTTGTGGTGCACCAAATTGCCGTCAAGGTTTAAAAGTGGCATGTGCAACTGAAGGTGCGATATTACCTGGTGATTTTAAAATTAAGAAGACTAAATTACGTGGCCAACCTTCAGAAGGGATGCTTTGCTCATTCTCTGAATTAGGCATTGATGTAGATGCAGATGGTATTATTGAGCTACCGTTAGATGCACCAGTGGGTAAAAATCTACGTGAATATTTAGATTTAGATGATAAAGCAATTGAAATCAGCTTAACGCCAAACCGTGCAGATTGTTTAAGTATTGCAGGTGTTGCACGTGAAGTTGGTGTGGTGAATAAACAAGTTGTTAATCAACCACACTTTGATGCCGTACCTGCAACGATTTCAGATAAAGTTCAAATTGAATTAAAAGCGCCAGAAGCATGCCCTCGTTATTTATTGCGCGTGATGAAAAATGTGAATGTTAAAGCGCAATCACCAATTTGGTTACAAGAAAAATTACGTCGTTGTGGTATTCGTTCTATCGATCCTATTGTGGATATTACCAACTATGTTTTACTTGAATTAGGTCAACCAATGCATGCTTTTGATGCATCAAAAGTGTCTCAACCTGTTCAAGTACGTTTAGCCAATAACGGCGAAGAACTTGTTTTATTAGATGGTACAACTGCAAAATTACAGCCTAATACTTTAGTGATTGCAGACCAAACTGGTCCATTAGCAATGGCAGGTATCTTTGGTGGTCAAGCTAGCGGTGTTGATGCTGAAACAACAAAAGATGTAATTTTAGAAGCAGCATTCTTTGCACCATTAGCGATTGCGGGACGTGCAAGACAATACGGTTTACACACTGATTCTTCACATCGTTTTGAACGCGGTGTTGATTTTACGCTACAACGTCACGCAATGGAACGTGCAACAGCATTGTTACTTGAAATTTGTGGTGGTGAAGCAGGCGAAATTTGTGAAGTGGTGAGTGAGCAATATTTACCAAAAGTCAATGAAGTCACTTTACGTCGTGAAAAATTAGATAGCTTATTAGGTCATCATATCGAAACTGAAACCGTGACCGAGATTTTTGAGCGTTTAGGTTTTGCGGTGAAATATGCTAATGATGTTTGGACCGTGACTTCAGCAAGCTGGCGTTTTGATATTGAAATCGAAGAAGATCTCATTGAAGAAGTAGCACGTATTTATGGCTATAACAGCATTCCAAATAATGCACCATTAGCACATCTTCGTATGCGTGAGCATAAAGAGTCTGATTTAGATTTAAGCCGAATTAAGACCGCACTTGTTGACGCAGATTATCAAGAGGCGATTACTTATAGCTTCGTTGATCCAAAAGTACAAACTTTACTTCATCCAGAAATTGAAGCACTTGTATTACCAAATCCAATTTCAGTTGAAATGTCAGCAATGCGCGTTTCATTGTTAAGTGGATTACTCGGTGCAGTACTATACAACCAAAATCGTCAACAAAACCGCGTGCGTTTATTTGAAACGGGATTACGTTTTGTTCCTGATACCAATGCAGAATTAGGTATGCGCCAAGAATTTGTTCTTGCAGGTGTGATTACCGGTACACCAAAATCAGAATGTTGGACAGGTAAAGCAGAAACGGTTGATTTCTTTGATCTTAAAGGTGATTTAGAAAGTATTCTTTCTCTCACCGAAGTGGGTAATCGAGTTAAATTCGTGGCAAAAGCATACAGTGCATTACACCCAGGTCAATCTGCTGCAATTGAATTAGATGGAAAAGAAATTGGTTTTATTGGAACTATTCATCCACTTATTGCTCAAAAACTAGGATTAAATGGCAAAGCGGTTGTTTTTGAAATTTTATGGGATGCCATTGCAAATCGTCGAGTGGTTCAAGCCAAAGAGATTTCAAAATTCCCAGCGAACCGTCGTGACTTAGCTTTAGTTGTTGCAGATAATGTCCCTGCAGGCGATATTATCGAAGCATGTAAACAAGCCGGCGGAGAAAAATTAACACAAGTCAATTTATTCGACGTATATCAAGGCATTGGCGTTGCTAGCGGACATAAGAGCTTAGCAATCAGTTTAACCATTCAAGATAATGAAAAAACGCTTGAAGATGATGAGATTAATGCGGTAATCTCTGCTGTATTAAACGAAGTTAAACAACGCTTTAATTCGGAGCTTAGAGACTAA
- the metF gene encoding methylenetetrahydrofolate reductase — MSYANEINTLNQHLADTNKKINVSFEFFPPKNEKMESMLWDSIHRLKVLNPKFVSVTYGANSGERDRTHSIVKAIKAETGIEAAPHLTGIDATPEELKEIAKDYWDSGIRRIVALRGDEPKGYAKKPFYAADLVELLRSVADFDISVAAYPEVHPEAKSAQADLINLKRKIDAGANHVITQFFFDIDSYLRFRDRCASIGIEAEIVPGILPVTNFKQLQKMASFTNVKIPAWLAKAYEGLDDDPTTRNLVAASVAMDMVKILSREGVNDFHFYTLNRSELTYAICHTLGIRPTTNP; from the coding sequence ATGAGCTACGCAAACGAAATTAACACATTAAATCAACATCTTGCTGATACTAACAAAAAAATTAATGTCTCCTTTGAATTCTTTCCGCCTAAAAATGAAAAAATGGAAAGCATGCTTTGGGATTCCATCCATCGCTTAAAAGTATTAAATCCTAAATTTGTTTCCGTCACCTATGGTGCAAACTCTGGCGAACGTGATCGTACACATAGCATCGTGAAAGCCATTAAAGCAGAAACAGGCATAGAAGCCGCACCACATTTAACAGGTATTGATGCAACACCTGAAGAATTAAAAGAAATTGCAAAAGATTATTGGGATAGCGGTATTCGTCGCATTGTGGCATTACGCGGTGATGAGCCAAAAGGCTATGCAAAAAAACCTTTCTATGCGGCTGATTTAGTTGAACTACTCCGCTCCGTAGCTGACTTTGATATCTCCGTTGCAGCATACCCTGAAGTTCATCCTGAAGCAAAATCAGCACAAGCAGATTTAATCAATTTGAAACGTAAAATTGATGCAGGTGCGAATCATGTCATTACTCAATTCTTCTTTGATATTGACAGTTATCTTCGCTTCCGTGATCGCTGTGCATCCATTGGTATTGAGGCTGAAATTGTTCCGGGTATTCTACCTGTCACTAACTTCAAACAACTTCAAAAAATGGCATCATTTACGAATGTAAAAATTCCAGCATGGTTGGCTAAAGCATATGAAGGATTAGATGATGATCCTACTACTCGTAATCTCGTCGCGGCGAGTGTGGCAATGGATATGGTAAAAATCCTTTCTCGTGAAGGCGTGAATGACTTCCACTTCTACACATTAAATCGTAGTGAACTCACTTATGCGATTTGCCACACATTAGGCATTCGCCCTACAACAAATCCATAA